The Methylomagnum ishizawai genome has a window encoding:
- a CDS encoding type II toxin-antitoxin system VapC family toxin codes for MLLDSNLIIYSIKPEYIDLRKWIAENTPSVSAISYLEVMGYHRLTAEDKQDFSEFFSAAPIIPVTQPILEQAVKLRQQRKMSLGDAIVAGTAMVLGSTLATANTKDFEWIAGLTVLDPVKNISAR; via the coding sequence ATGCTGCTGGATAGCAACCTCATCATTTATTCCATCAAGCCGGAATATATCGATTTGCGGAAATGGATCGCCGAAAACACGCCCTCGGTTTCCGCCATCAGTTATTTGGAAGTAATGGGATACCATCGACTGACTGCGGAAGACAAACAAGATTTCTCCGAGTTTTTCAGCGCCGCGCCCATAATCCCAGTGACCCAACCGATTCTCGAACAGGCGGTCAAATTGCGCCAACAACGGAAAATGTCGTTGGGTGATGCGATTGTGGCGGGCACGGCGATGGTTCTGGGAAGTACCTTGGCAACGGCCAATACCAAAGATTTCGAGTGGATCGCTGGATTAACCGTGTTGGACCCGGTGAAAAATATCTCAGCACGGTAG
- a CDS encoding DUF3368 domain-containing protein, protein MIVFSNTTPLIALSGIGQLDLLPCLFTEIHLVGEVIEECAMGGIIRVPDLRALPWVKVVESTPVQYPTILLELDKDEKHTLDMARKLNADWVIIDEKIGRNMAEYLGLKVTGTLGVLLKAKQQNWIPSFREAAEAMMRQGIRYNHGLVDKLARQVGE, encoded by the coding sequence ATGATCGTTTTTTCCAATACCACGCCTTTGATCGCGCTCAGCGGTATCGGGCAACTCGATCTATTGCCGTGCTTATTCACCGAGATTCATTTGGTAGGCGAAGTCATAGAGGAATGCGCAATGGGTGGAATCATAAGGGTTCCCGATCTTCGCGCCTTGCCATGGGTGAAAGTAGTCGAATCCACGCCCGTCCAATATCCCACGATTTTGCTCGAACTGGATAAGGATGAAAAACACACGCTCGACATGGCCCGCAAGTTGAACGCCGATTGGGTCATCATCGACGAGAAAATCGGGCGCAATATGGCCGAATACCTCGGCTTGAAAGTGACTGGCACCTTGGGCGTTTTGCTCAAGGCCAAGCAGCAAAATTGGATTCCCTCTTTCCGGGAGGCCGCCGAAGCCATGATGCGGCAAGGGATTCGGTATAACCACGGCTTGGTGGACAAATTAGCACGTCAGGTTGGGGAATAA
- a CDS encoding DUF4263 domain-containing protein: MQSFEEFAFDPWQCRKELAGLAAKLNAPETFAHGPDILDWFRRHKHLSAFIGAYFPYLAQADRLAFDYDLLGVSLCDIAIGDSVAGEFCFVALGTGGGEDWAEQFDRGCGRMIDWFWRLAETRGSNQSLRRFGPHYSGFQGLFIAGLETRLDPDQIKRLHWRREHLLADDKPLHCVTYDELYQHLAAKLRLYEAAYHADQKHLSTRASLL; the protein is encoded by the coding sequence ATGCAAAGCTTCGAGGAATTCGCCTTCGATCCCTGGCAATGCCGCAAGGAACTGGCCGGTTTGGCGGCCAAGCTCAACGCGCCGGAAACCTTCGCCCATGGCCCGGACATACTCGACTGGTTCCGGCGGCATAAACACCTCTCGGCCTTCATCGGAGCCTATTTCCCCTATCTGGCCCAGGCCGACCGTTTGGCGTTCGACTACGATTTGCTCGGGGTTTCCCTCTGCGATATCGCCATCGGCGATTCCGTGGCCGGCGAATTCTGCTTCGTGGCCTTGGGCACCGGCGGCGGGGAGGATTGGGCGGAACAATTCGACCGGGGTTGTGGCCGGATGATCGATTGGTTTTGGCGGCTGGCCGAAACCCGCGGCAGCAACCAATCCCTGCGGCGGTTCGGCCCGCACTATTCGGGTTTCCAAGGACTCTTCATCGCCGGGCTGGAAACCCGGCTCGATCCCGACCAAATCAAGCGTTTGCACTGGCGGCGCGAACATCTCCTGGCCGACGACAAACCCCTGCATTGCGTCACCTACGACGAGCTATACCAGCACCTCGCCGCCAAATTGCGGCTGTACGAAGCGGCCTATCACGCCGATCAAAAACATCTTTCCACCCGAGCCTCTCTGCTATGA
- a CDS encoding sigma-E factor negative regulatory protein, giving the protein MIEDSLKQKLSLMLDDELGRDESLKLLAGIESDPALRAQWRRYNLVGMALRSQSSLVPDSGFVDRISAALADEPTILAPQAAKSATRRDMGYRDKVVTLALAASLAAVAVMVGKSLHDYSPMNGPNVIAQSGIDGDNAQASVDPEFRDYLVAHYETAYLSGAQGMLPSVRLVSSGSPR; this is encoded by the coding sequence ATGATCGAAGACAGCCTAAAGCAGAAGCTGAGCCTCATGCTCGACGACGAGTTGGGGCGCGATGAATCCTTGAAACTACTGGCCGGGATCGAATCCGATCCCGCCTTGCGGGCGCAATGGCGCCGCTACAACTTGGTCGGTATGGCGCTGCGCTCCCAATCCAGCCTGGTGCCCGATAGCGGCTTCGTGGACCGCATCAGCGCCGCGCTGGCCGACGAACCCACCATCCTGGCCCCGCAAGCCGCCAAATCCGCCACCCGGCGCGATATGGGCTATCGGGACAAGGTCGTCACCCTGGCCTTGGCGGCCTCCCTGGCCGCCGTGGCGGTGATGGTGGGCAAATCCCTGCATGATTATTCCCCGATGAACGGCCCGAACGTCATCGCGCAATCCGGCATCGACGGCGACAACGCCCAGGCCTCGGTCGATCCGGAGTTCCGCGACTATCTGGTCGCCCATTATGAAACCGCCTATCTGTCCGGTGCCCAGGGCATGTTGCCCTCGGTGCGGCTGGTCAGTTCCGGTTCCCCGCGCTAA
- the rpoE gene encoding RNA polymerase sigma factor RpoE gives MGEQLDEELVRQVQQGNKKAFDILVRKYQYKIAQLINRYIKDPHEALDVAQESFIKAYRALPGFRGESAFYTWLYRIAINTAKNHLAMRARRPSDDEIDIDEAEQFESAVRLKDNETPEGLVLSEELAEVIQLALDELPEELRTAISLREFDGLSYDEIAQVMNCPVGTVRSRIFRAREAIDKKLEHLLG, from the coding sequence ATGGGAGAACAACTCGACGAGGAATTGGTCCGGCAGGTACAGCAGGGCAACAAAAAAGCGTTCGATATCCTCGTCCGCAAGTATCAATACAAGATCGCCCAGTTGATCAACCGGTACATCAAGGACCCTCACGAAGCCTTGGACGTTGCCCAAGAATCCTTTATCAAAGCCTATCGGGCCTTGCCGGGTTTCCGCGGCGAGAGCGCGTTTTATACCTGGCTTTACCGGATCGCGATCAATACCGCCAAAAACCATTTGGCGATGCGGGCGCGGCGCCCGTCCGACGACGAGATCGATATTGATGAGGCGGAACAATTCGAATCCGCGGTTCGTCTAAAAGACAACGAGACCCCCGAGGGTCTCGTGCTGAGCGAAGAACTGGCAGAAGTAATCCAATTGGCTTTAGACGAACTTCCAGAAGAATTACGCACGGCGATCAGTTTGCGCGAGTTCGACGGCTTGAGCTATGACGAAATCGCGCAAGTCATGAATTGTCCGGTAGGCACCGTGCGGTCCAGGATTTTCCGGGCCCGCGAGGCCATCGACAAGAAACTTGAACATTTACTTGGTTAG
- a CDS encoding PQQ-dependent catabolism-associated beta-propeller protein produces MNKSARFLLGLWLASAPLHAETLYVTLEKDNALAVVAPEGKLLKTVKIGKRPRGIALSPDGKQLYVAVSDEDAIKVVDTATLKVIGKLPSGEDPETFALDPDGKALYVSNEDDNQVTVVDIASKKVVKTIPVGVEPEGVCASPAGTWVAATSETTNMAHWIDRKTLEVADNTLVDPRPRACAFTDDGRQLWVSSEIAGTVSVIDVATRQPVGKIGFKIPGVTQEKIQPVGIKIDPERRYAYVALGPSNRVAVIDAQKLEVVDHFLVGQRVWNLAFSPDHKRLYTTNGASNDVSIIDLVQRKVLKSVAVGQYPWGVAVKP; encoded by the coding sequence ATGAACAAATCCGCGCGTTTCCTGCTCGGCCTGTGGCTGGCCTCCGCCCCGCTGCACGCCGAAACCCTCTATGTCACCCTGGAAAAAGACAACGCCCTGGCTGTGGTCGCGCCGGAAGGCAAACTGCTGAAGACGGTGAAGATCGGCAAGCGCCCCCGCGGCATCGCCCTATCCCCGGATGGCAAGCAGCTTTATGTCGCGGTCAGCGACGAGGACGCCATCAAGGTGGTCGATACCGCGACGCTCAAGGTGATCGGCAAACTGCCCTCGGGCGAAGACCCGGAAACCTTCGCCCTCGACCCGGACGGCAAGGCGCTCTATGTCTCCAACGAGGACGACAACCAAGTCACGGTAGTCGATATCGCCAGCAAGAAGGTGGTGAAAACCATCCCGGTCGGGGTGGAACCGGAAGGCGTTTGCGCCAGCCCGGCCGGTACCTGGGTGGCCGCGACCAGCGAGACCACCAATATGGCGCATTGGATCGACCGCAAGACCCTGGAGGTCGCCGACAACACCCTGGTCGATCCGCGCCCCCGCGCCTGCGCCTTCACAGACGATGGCCGGCAGCTTTGGGTGAGTTCGGAAATCGCGGGCACGGTGTCGGTGATCGATGTGGCGACCCGCCAACCGGTGGGCAAGATCGGCTTCAAAATCCCCGGCGTGACCCAGGAGAAAATCCAGCCGGTGGGCATCAAGATCGACCCCGAGCGGCGCTATGCCTATGTGGCCCTGGGGCCGTCCAACCGGGTGGCGGTGATCGACGCCCAGAAACTCGAAGTCGTCGACCATTTCCTGGTCGGTCAGCGGGTGTGGAATTTGGCGTTCTCGCCCGACCATAAGCGGCTCTACACCACCAACGGGGCCAGCAACGATGTCTCCATCATCGACCTCGTGCAGCGCAAGGTGCTGAAATCGGTGGCGGTGGGGCAATATCCTTGGGGGGTGGCGGTCAAGCCCTGA
- a CDS encoding SoxR reducing system RseC family protein translates to MIEEEALVTHVEADQVWVEKPRQSACAACKTPCATAGVADYLEQGKPDLARLVVSSPIEVRAGDRVVLGIEEGAIVKGSFAIYLLPLLGLLAGAILGQTLGGAFATPADLAAASGGLAGLAATLAFLKFSRLSSRNTPRPVVLRKLG, encoded by the coding sequence ATGATCGAAGAAGAGGCCCTGGTCACCCACGTCGAAGCCGATCAAGTCTGGGTGGAAAAACCCCGGCAATCGGCCTGCGCGGCTTGCAAAACCCCCTGCGCCACCGCCGGTGTCGCCGATTACCTGGAACAGGGCAAGCCCGATCTGGCCCGCCTCGTGGTGTCTTCCCCCATCGAGGTGCGGGCGGGCGACCGCGTGGTCCTGGGGATCGAAGAAGGGGCCATCGTCAAAGGCTCGTTCGCGATTTACCTGTTGCCACTGCTGGGGCTCCTGGCCGGTGCCATCCTGGGCCAAACCCTGGGCGGCGCTTTCGCCACCCCCGCCGATCTGGCGGCCGCCTCGGGTGGCCTGGCCGGTTTGGCCGCGACCCTCGCCTTCCTGAAATTTTCACGGCTGTCCTCGCGCAATACACCGCGCCCCGTGGTATTGCGGAAACTCGGCTGA
- a CDS encoding DegQ family serine endoprotease, producing the protein MLKSKWAAALLCFSLLATVPPSATAQLPDFTVLVEKNSSAVVNISTTQKMAAVEHPELPEGMEPPPEGTPFDDFLRRYFGEGGPEGGEPSESKSLGSGFVISPDGYIITNHHVVKDADEIVVRLQDRRELVAKLVGSDKRSDIALLKVDAQDLPTVKMGSADKLKVGEWVLAIGSPFGFDHSVTAGIVSAKGRSLPSDNYVPFIQTDVAINPGNSGGPLFNLDGEVIGVNSQIYSRTGGFMGLSFAIPTEVAMRVVEQLKSQGHVSRGWLGVQIQDVTRELAESFGMKKPEGALVSKILPKSPAEQAGLQVGDIITAFNGQEINASAELPPLVGMTKIGDTATVKVLRQGSPKDVQLKIGSLPEEEPAVASGKEEPAGGETLKRLGLNAINLTPEMREQLEVPKNGVLVQGVTPGPAYDAGLRRGDVILRVQDQTVKDLNHFKDLVKNLPKGKSVAMLVQRRGSSLFLALKLKD; encoded by the coding sequence ATGCTTAAATCCAAGTGGGCCGCGGCGCTCCTATGCTTTTCCCTGCTGGCGACCGTGCCGCCGTCCGCCACCGCCCAATTACCCGATTTCACCGTGCTGGTCGAAAAGAACAGCTCGGCGGTGGTCAACATCAGCACCACCCAGAAAATGGCCGCGGTCGAACACCCCGAACTGCCCGAAGGCATGGAGCCGCCGCCCGAAGGCACGCCCTTCGACGATTTCCTGCGCCGCTATTTCGGCGAGGGCGGCCCCGAAGGCGGCGAACCCAGCGAATCCAAATCCCTGGGTTCCGGCTTCGTGATTTCGCCGGACGGCTACATCATCACCAACCACCATGTGGTGAAGGACGCCGACGAGATCGTGGTGCGCCTGCAAGACCGCCGCGAATTGGTCGCCAAGTTGGTCGGCTCCGACAAGCGCAGCGATATTGCCCTGCTCAAGGTCGATGCCCAGGATTTGCCGACGGTGAAGATGGGTTCCGCCGACAAACTCAAGGTCGGCGAATGGGTGTTGGCCATCGGCTCGCCGTTCGGCTTCGACCATTCCGTGACCGCCGGCATCGTCAGCGCCAAGGGCCGCAGCCTGCCCAGCGACAATTACGTGCCCTTCATCCAGACCGACGTGGCGATCAATCCCGGCAACTCCGGCGGTCCCTTGTTCAACCTGGACGGCGAAGTGATCGGGGTCAACTCGCAGATTTACAGCCGCACCGGCGGTTTCATGGGACTGTCGTTCGCCATCCCCACCGAAGTCGCCATGCGGGTGGTCGAGCAATTGAAATCCCAAGGCCATGTCTCGCGCGGCTGGCTGGGCGTGCAAATCCAGGACGTGACCCGCGAACTGGCCGAATCCTTCGGCATGAAGAAGCCGGAAGGCGCCCTGGTTTCCAAAATCCTGCCCAAGAGTCCGGCGGAACAGGCCGGCCTCCAGGTCGGCGATATCATCACCGCCTTCAACGGCCAGGAAATCAACGCCTCCGCCGAACTGCCGCCCCTGGTCGGCATGACCAAGATCGGCGACACCGCCACGGTCAAGGTGCTGCGCCAGGGTTCGCCCAAGGATGTCCAGCTCAAGATCGGCTCCTTGCCGGAAGAAGAACCGGCGGTCGCCAGCGGCAAGGAAGAACCGGCGGGCGGTGAAACCCTCAAACGCCTGGGACTCAACGCCATCAACCTCACCCCGGAAATGCGCGAGCAACTGGAAGTCCCGAAGAACGGCGTGCTGGTGCAGGGCGTCACGCCCGGCCCGGCCTACGACGCGGGACTCCGGCGCGGCGACGTGATCCTCCGGGTCCAAGATCAAACCGTGAAAGACTTGAACCATTTCAAAGACTTGGTGAAAAACCTGCCCAAGGGCAAATCCGTGGCGATGCTGGTGCAAAGGCGCGGCAGTTCGTTGTTCCTGGCCCTGAAACTCAAGGACTGA
- a CDS encoding MucB/RseB C-terminal domain-containing protein, with protein MSIPLSRLRKGLVPGLGALCLLAALGLVAAPVAPPQAPALGWLTDMRHAVGQRNYKGTVAYLKDKQVESFQLFHAVNGGKEQERLVSMNSPLREVVRDAQKVACYYPETKTVFVENKPSTRSVLLDIPDDLTQLSRDYRVELKGQEYVARRLSQVVDITPLDAYRYARRIWIDTDSKLPLKFEILGEDGQAVEQMVFTSLDLDPSFAGGDLSPSMPIDQFTRQTSQRETLPLDSLHWELHDVPDGFQIVSYSHLQRPPNDRKVEHILLSDGFSSVSIYIEDQKSGPPKEHPKKIGTINAESVKIGDYLATVMGEVPAKTVEAIAHGLRHRDTEQP; from the coding sequence ATGTCGATCCCGCTGTCCCGGCTGCGCAAGGGCTTGGTCCCAGGGCTGGGCGCTTTGTGTCTGCTGGCGGCGCTGGGCCTCGTCGCCGCGCCGGTGGCCCCGCCACAGGCTCCGGCCTTGGGCTGGCTCACCGATATGCGCCATGCCGTGGGCCAGCGCAACTACAAGGGCACCGTCGCCTACCTCAAGGATAAGCAGGTCGAGAGCTTCCAATTGTTCCACGCCGTCAATGGCGGCAAGGAACAGGAACGCTTGGTCTCGATGAACAGCCCCTTGCGGGAAGTGGTGCGCGATGCCCAGAAAGTGGCCTGCTACTATCCCGAAACCAAAACGGTCTTCGTCGAGAACAAACCTTCCACCCGCTCGGTGTTGCTGGACATCCCGGACGACCTAACCCAGCTTTCCCGCGATTACCGGGTCGAGTTGAAAGGGCAGGAATACGTGGCCCGCCGCCTATCGCAGGTGGTCGATATCACGCCGCTCGACGCTTACCGCTATGCCCGGCGCATCTGGATCGACACCGATTCCAAACTACCGCTCAAGTTCGAGATTTTGGGGGAAGACGGGCAGGCGGTCGAACAAATGGTGTTCACCTCGTTGGACCTCGATCCCAGCTTCGCCGGCGGCGACCTCAGCCCTTCTATGCCCATCGACCAATTCACCCGACAAACCAGCCAGCGCGAAACCCTGCCGCTGGATTCCTTGCATTGGGAATTGCACGATGTGCCGGATGGCTTCCAAATCGTGTCGTACAGCCATTTGCAGCGCCCGCCGAACGACCGCAAGGTCGAGCATATCCTCCTGAGCGACGGTTTTTCCTCGGTCTCGATCTATATCGAGGACCAAAAAAGCGGCCCGCCCAAGGAGCATCCCAAGAAAATCGGCACCATCAATGCCGAGTCCGTCAAGATCGGCGATTACCTCGCGACCGTGATGGGCGAGGTGCCCGCCAAAACCGTGGAAGCCATCGCCCACGGCCTGCGCCACCGCGATACGGAACAGCCATGA
- the nadB gene encoding L-aspartate oxidase yields the protein MSSLAYDVLVIGSGAAGLSLALRLADHARVAVLSKTALTESNTLYAQGGISAVLDEGDSIESHIQDTLVAGAGLCDPDTVRLVVSHGKECIDWLLDRGVPFTEVVSENGGHHLHLTREGGHTHRRVVHAADATGLAVETSLEQHTRAHPGIEVFEYHNVIDLITAKKLGGREQRVLGAYVLDSQEQKVKTFRARYVVLASGGASKVYLYTSNPDIATGDGIAIAWRAGARVANMEFIQFHPTCLFHPHARSFLISEAVRGEGGRLLLADGSPFMPRFDPRGELAPRDVVARAIDHEMKRLGVDCVFLDVSHQPAEFIKSHFPTIYARCLELGIDITRQPIPVVPAAHYTCGGVLADHEARTDIPGLYAVGEVACTGLHGANRMASNSLLECLVFAKQAAEDILRGLKDQPNPPELPEWDESQVTDSDEEVVVSHNWDEIRRFMWDYVGIVRTDKRLQRALRRVELLKQEIAEYYGNFRVTSDLLELRNLVIVAELIIRSALLRKESRGLHFTLDYPGLETRKPPANTILVP from the coding sequence ATGTCATCACTCGCATACGACGTTCTGGTCATAGGCAGCGGTGCCGCCGGCCTCAGCTTGGCTTTGCGGCTGGCCGACCATGCGCGGGTCGCCGTGCTGTCCAAGACCGCCCTGACCGAATCCAACACCCTCTACGCCCAGGGCGGCATCTCGGCGGTGCTGGACGAGGGCGACTCCATCGAATCTCATATCCAGGATACCCTGGTGGCCGGGGCCGGGCTGTGCGATCCTGACACCGTGCGTTTGGTGGTTTCGCACGGCAAGGAATGCATCGATTGGCTATTGGACCGCGGCGTGCCCTTCACCGAGGTCGTATCGGAAAACGGCGGGCACCATCTCCATCTCACCCGCGAAGGGGGGCACACCCACCGCCGGGTGGTCCATGCCGCCGACGCCACCGGCCTCGCGGTGGAAACCTCGCTCGAACAACATACCCGCGCCCATCCCGGGATCGAGGTGTTCGAGTATCACAATGTGATCGACCTCATCACCGCCAAGAAGTTGGGCGGACGCGAACAGCGGGTGCTGGGGGCCTATGTGTTGGATAGCCAGGAGCAAAAGGTCAAGACCTTCCGCGCCCGTTATGTGGTGCTGGCTTCGGGCGGGGCCAGCAAGGTCTACCTCTACACCAGCAATCCCGATATCGCGACCGGCGATGGCATCGCCATCGCCTGGCGGGCCGGGGCGCGGGTCGCCAATATGGAATTCATCCAATTCCATCCGACCTGCTTGTTCCATCCCCATGCCCGCTCCTTCCTGATTTCGGAGGCGGTGCGCGGCGAGGGCGGACGCTTGCTATTGGCCGACGGTTCGCCCTTCATGCCGCGCTTCGATCCCCGCGGCGAGTTGGCCCCGCGCGATGTGGTGGCCCGCGCCATCGACCACGAGATGAAGCGCTTGGGGGTCGATTGCGTATTCTTGGATGTTTCCCACCAGCCCGCCGAATTCATCAAAAGCCATTTCCCCACCATTTATGCCCGCTGCCTGGAACTCGGCATCGATATCACCCGCCAACCGATCCCGGTGGTGCCGGCGGCGCACTATACCTGCGGCGGCGTCCTCGCCGACCATGAGGCCCGCACCGATATTCCGGGGCTGTACGCGGTGGGCGAGGTGGCTTGCACAGGACTCCATGGCGCGAACCGGATGGCGAGCAATTCCCTGCTGGAATGCTTGGTGTTCGCCAAGCAGGCGGCGGAGGATATCCTGCGGGGTTTAAAGGACCAGCCCAACCCGCCGGAATTGCCGGAATGGGATGAATCGCAAGTGACCGACTCCGACGAGGAGGTGGTGGTTTCCCATAACTGGGACGAAATCCGCCGGTTCATGTGGGACTATGTCGGCATCGTCCGCACCGATAAGCGCCTGCAACGGGCTTTGCGCCGGGTCGAGTTATTGAAGCAGGAAATCGCCGAGTATTACGGTAATTTCCGGGTAACCAGCGATTTGTTGGAATTGCGCAACCTGGTGATCGTGGCCGAGCTGATTATCCGCTCGGCCTTGTTGCGGAAGGAAAGCCGGGGCTTGCATTTCACCTTGGATTATCCCGGCCTGGAAACCCGGAAGCCGCCGGCCAATACCATCCTGGTGCCCTGA
- a CDS encoding type II toxin-antitoxin system VapC family toxin: MTASVYIESSIISYLTSRPSRDVIKAGRQAITYDWWLQSKGRYEVYISVLVEEEISGGDPAAAAKRLEAVADIPNIAITAEAEWLADALVLSKAVPDNSVRDALHIAIAATQGIDYLLTWNFKHINNAETKALIARVIENQGWLCPILCSPEELGANDDEE, translated from the coding sequence ATGACCGCATCGGTTTATATCGAATCCTCCATTATCAGCTACCTCACCTCGCGGCCAAGCCGGGACGTTATCAAAGCCGGACGCCAAGCCATCACCTACGATTGGTGGCTGCAATCCAAAGGCCGATATGAGGTTTATATCTCCGTCTTGGTCGAAGAGGAAATTTCGGGCGGCGACCCAGCCGCCGCCGCCAAACGCCTCGAAGCCGTCGCAGATATTCCGAATATCGCCATTACTGCCGAAGCCGAATGGCTCGCCGATGCGCTGGTATTGTCGAAAGCCGTCCCGGACAACAGCGTCCGCGATGCGCTGCATATCGCCATCGCCGCCACGCAAGGGATTGATTACCTGCTCACTTGGAACTTCAAACACATCAACAATGCCGAAACGAAGGCGCTCATTGCCCGTGTTATCGAAAATCAGGGATGGTTATGCCCGATTCTCTGCTCACCCGAAGAATTAGGAGCCAACGACGATGAAGAATGA
- a CDS encoding transposase produces the protein MPRPPELYQWNREIAIHFPGLSKPMVMGLALWSLGMVVVGACSLSALTDWWSCRLGQKGDAVRERLRYVYRGKEAKAGKERRELDVEACRAPWLGWVLEGWDGNQLAVALDATSLGQRFVVLAVSVLYRGCAVPVAWKVLRAERKHPWKPEWLALLRHFKDVAPASWTVLVLADRGLYAKWLFEGIQALGWHPMLRVNSGGTFRPRGWRHWRPFTRLVPKVGDRWQGRGTAFGGKRTRLDCTLLAYWGEGHKDPWLVLTDLPPEAANACWYGLRGWIEQSFKKIKGGGWQWQNTRMDDPERAERLWLAIAIATWWLLSVGGEAEAGMAAATFPAIPGSPRQQAHRWRLVGIFRHGRSLILAALFERRALPVGKARPEPWPSVPIPTPGATVAILTGAV, from the coding sequence ATGCCTCGCCCTCCAGAACTGTACCAATGGAACCGGGAGATCGCCATCCACTTTCCCGGCCTTTCGAAGCCGATGGTGATGGGCTTGGCCCTGTGGAGCCTGGGCATGGTCGTGGTCGGCGCTTGCAGCCTTTCGGCGCTGACCGACTGGTGGTCGTGTCGGCTGGGGCAGAAGGGCGACGCGGTGCGGGAGCGCCTGCGCTACGTCTACCGTGGGAAGGAGGCCAAGGCCGGGAAGGAGCGCCGCGAACTCGACGTGGAGGCGTGCCGGGCCCCCTGGCTGGGCTGGGTTTTGGAGGGCTGGGATGGAAACCAGTTGGCGGTCGCCTTGGACGCGACGAGCCTGGGGCAGCGGTTCGTGGTCCTGGCGGTCAGCGTACTTTACCGGGGCTGCGCGGTGCCGGTGGCCTGGAAGGTGCTGAGGGCGGAACGGAAGCATCCGTGGAAGCCCGAATGGCTGGCCTTGCTGAGGCATTTTAAGGACGTCGCGCCCGCGTCGTGGACCGTCCTGGTGCTGGCGGACCGGGGGCTGTACGCCAAGTGGCTGTTCGAGGGGATCCAAGCGCTGGGCTGGCACCCGATGCTGCGGGTGAACTCGGGCGGCACCTTCCGCCCCCGGGGATGGCGGCACTGGCGGCCGTTCACCCGCCTGGTGCCGAAGGTGGGCGACCGCTGGCAAGGCCGGGGGACGGCGTTCGGCGGCAAGCGGACCCGCCTGGACTGCACCCTGTTGGCCTATTGGGGGGAAGGCCACAAGGACCCCTGGCTCGTCCTGACGGACCTGCCGCCGGAAGCCGCCAACGCCTGCTGGTACGGATTGCGCGGTTGGATCGAGCAAAGCTTCAAGAAAATCAAGGGCGGCGGCTGGCAATGGCAGAACACCCGCATGGACGATCCCGAGCGGGCGGAGCGCCTCTGGTTGGCGATCGCCATCGCCACCTGGTGGCTGCTCTCGGTGGGCGGGGAGGCCGAGGCCGGAATGGCCGCCGCCACCTTCCCGGCCATTCCGGGCTCTCCCCGCCAACAGGCCCACCGCTGGCGGCTGGTGGGGATTTTCCGCCATGGCCGTTCCCTGATCCTGGCCGCCCTCTTCGAGCGCCGCGCCTTGCCGGTGGGGAAGGCCCGCCCAGAACCCTGGCCATCGGTGCCAATCCCAACCCCAGGGGCAACCGTGGCGATCCTCACGGGGGCGGTATGA
- a CDS encoding UPF0175 family protein, with the protein MKHTIQIDCPTELLLGLHLNAEGFAEYIKHQTAIGLFKEGKLSSGTAATWLNIGRVEFLRLAFDAGAVFLEDSEDDLARETALL; encoded by the coding sequence ATGAAACACACCATCCAAATCGATTGCCCCACGGAATTGCTGTTAGGGCTGCACCTAAACGCCGAAGGTTTCGCCGAATATATCAAGCACCAAACCGCCATCGGCTTGTTCAAAGAAGGAAAATTATCGTCGGGCACGGCGGCAACTTGGCTGAATATCGGGCGCGTTGAATTCCTGCGCCTAGCCTTCGACGCCGGGGCGGTTTTTCTGGAGGATTCGGAAGACGATCTGGCGAGGGAAACCGCGCTGCTATGA